A window from Cryptomeria japonica chromosome 1, Sugi_1.0, whole genome shotgun sequence encodes these proteins:
- the LOC131052258 gene encoding amino acid permease 3 isoform X1 encodes MTELEVPLIWNNEVNSRHLSNEITNPRTGTLWTATAHIITAVIGAGVLSLAWSVAQLGWIAGPAIMLVFALITYYSSSLLADCYKFPDPVFGPNKNYTYRDAVKVNLGDRQAWLCALVQYVSLYGAGIAYTITASISMRAIRQSNCYHKNGHDYPCHFSETTFMIIFGMTELIISQIPNFHKVWGLSIVASIMSISYATIGLGLGIAKVAENGELYGSIAGISSSTAISTSQKAWLVLQAIGDIAFAYPYSIIVIEIEDTLKSEPPENKTMKKASMISVTTTTFFYLLCGCFGYAAFGENAPGNLMTGFGFYEPYWLIDFANACIVVHMVGSYQVYCQPLFAFIEDWFLNTWPNNRLFSNEYAVPIPLLGLYYVNLFRLFWRSAFVVSTTGIAILIPAFNDVLGLLGAINFWPLAVHFPVAMYMVKNKVQQWTITWFLLQAFSFICLLVSVATALGSIVGLIEGSLLPIGLPMHFTDIQSFNNVWYHFLEELIPK; translated from the exons ATGACAGAGTTAGAGGTGCCCCTGATTTGGAATAACGAAGTTAACAGCCGTCATCTTTCAAATGAAATAACAAACCCTCGTACAG GCACATTATGGACTGCAACTGCACATATAATCACAGCAGTGATAGGAGCAGGAGTTTTATCCCTGGCCTGGAGTGTTGCACAATTGGGATGGATTGCAGGTCCTGCCATCATGCTCGTTTTTGCTCTCATAACATACTATTCCTCTTCTTTGCTAGCAGATTGTTACAAGTTTCCTGACCCTGTCTTTGGACCCAACAAGAACTACACATACAGGGATGCTGTGAAAGTGAATCTGG GTGACAGGCAAGCATGGCTGTGTGCACTGGTACAATATGTGTCCCTGTATGGAGCAGGGATTGCTTATACAATCACTGCCTCAATTAGCATGAG AGCAATCAGGCAATCGAATTGCTATCACAAGAATGGACATGACTATCCATGCCACTTTTCAGAAACCACCTTCATGATCATTTTTGGAATGACAGAACTTATCATATCTCAAATACCAAACTTTCATAAAGTTTGGGGTCTTTCAATAGTTGCATCAATAATGTCCATCTCCTACGCAACAATAGGACTGGGTCTTGGCATTGCAAAAGTAGCTG AAAATGGAGAGCTTTATGGAAGTATAGCTGGAATCAGCTCGAGCACAGCAATATCCACATCGCAGAAAGCTTGGCTGGTCCTCCAAGCTATTGGCGACATAGCATTTGCTTATCCTTACTCTATTATTGTCATAGAAATTGAG GATACATTGAAATCAGAACCTCCAGAAAACAAAACTATGAAGAAAGCTTCCATGATTTCTGTAACAACGACAACTTTCTTCTATTTGCTTTGTGGTTGCTTTGGGTATGCAGCATTTGGAGAGAATGCACCTGGAAATCTCATGACAGGTTTTGGTTTTTATGAGCCTTACTGGCTGATTGACTTTGCCAATGCATGCATTGTAGTTCATATGGTGGGATCCTACCAG GTATACTGTCAACCCTTGTTTGCTTTCATTGAAGATTGGTTTTTGAACACGTGGCCAAATAATAGACTTTTCAGTAATGAATATGCTGTGCCCATTCCTCTGCTTGGGTTGTATTATGTTAACCTATTCAGGCTATTTTGGAGAAGTGCATTTGTGGTCTCAACTACCGGTATTGCCATTTTGATTCCAGCTTTCAATGATGTTCTTGGACTTCTGGGAGCTATTAACTTTTGGCCATTGGCAGTGCACTTTCCAGTGGCAATGTATATGGTGAAGAATAAAGTCCAACAATGGACAATTACCTGGTTTCTTTTGCAAGCCTTCAGTTTCATTTGCCTCCTCGTCTCAGTGGCAACTGCTCTGGGATCAATTGTAGGCCTTATTGAAG GATCTCTTCTACCTATCGGTCTTCCAATGCATTTTACAGATATACAATCCTTCAATAATGTATGGTATCATTTCCTTGAAGAACTTATTCCTAAATAA
- the LOC131052258 gene encoding amino acid permease 3 isoform X5: MTELEVPLIWNNEVNSRHLSNEITNPRTGTLWTATAHIITAVIGAGVLSLAWSVAQLGWIAGPAIMLVFALITYYSSSLLADCYKFPDPVFGPNKNYTYRDAVKVNLGDRQAWLCALVQYVSLYGAGIAYTITASISMRAIRQSNCYHKNGHDYPCHFSETTFMIIFGMTELIISQIPNFHKVWGLSIVASIMSISYATIGLGLGIAKVAENGELYGSIAGISSSTAISTSQKAWLVLQAIGDIAFAYPYSIIVIEIEDTLKSEPPENKTMKKASMISVTTTTFFYLLCGCFGYAAFGENAPGNLMTGFGFYEPYWLIDFANACIVVHMVGSYQLSMMFLDFWELLTFGHWQCTFQWQCIW; the protein is encoded by the exons ATGACAGAGTTAGAGGTGCCCCTGATTTGGAATAACGAAGTTAACAGCCGTCATCTTTCAAATGAAATAACAAACCCTCGTACAG GCACATTATGGACTGCAACTGCACATATAATCACAGCAGTGATAGGAGCAGGAGTTTTATCCCTGGCCTGGAGTGTTGCACAATTGGGATGGATTGCAGGTCCTGCCATCATGCTCGTTTTTGCTCTCATAACATACTATTCCTCTTCTTTGCTAGCAGATTGTTACAAGTTTCCTGACCCTGTCTTTGGACCCAACAAGAACTACACATACAGGGATGCTGTGAAAGTGAATCTGG GTGACAGGCAAGCATGGCTGTGTGCACTGGTACAATATGTGTCCCTGTATGGAGCAGGGATTGCTTATACAATCACTGCCTCAATTAGCATGAG AGCAATCAGGCAATCGAATTGCTATCACAAGAATGGACATGACTATCCATGCCACTTTTCAGAAACCACCTTCATGATCATTTTTGGAATGACAGAACTTATCATATCTCAAATACCAAACTTTCATAAAGTTTGGGGTCTTTCAATAGTTGCATCAATAATGTCCATCTCCTACGCAACAATAGGACTGGGTCTTGGCATTGCAAAAGTAGCTG AAAATGGAGAGCTTTATGGAAGTATAGCTGGAATCAGCTCGAGCACAGCAATATCCACATCGCAGAAAGCTTGGCTGGTCCTCCAAGCTATTGGCGACATAGCATTTGCTTATCCTTACTCTATTATTGTCATAGAAATTGAG GATACATTGAAATCAGAACCTCCAGAAAACAAAACTATGAAGAAAGCTTCCATGATTTCTGTAACAACGACAACTTTCTTCTATTTGCTTTGTGGTTGCTTTGGGTATGCAGCATTTGGAGAGAATGCACCTGGAAATCTCATGACAGGTTTTGGTTTTTATGAGCCTTACTGGCTGATTGACTTTGCCAATGCATGCATTGTAGTTCATATGGTGGGATCCTACCAG CTTTCAATGATGTTCTTGGACTTCTGGGAGCTATTAACTTTTGGCCATTGGCAGTGCACTTTCCAGTGGCAATGTATATGGTGA
- the LOC131052245 gene encoding replication protein A 70 kDa DNA-binding subunit A-like: MNCDLVGKIEYLFKEQEEQMLGRETPPSTKRALKFGAELPSPQNNPSENISPIKSLNPYQNKWTIKGRVTNQRKMHQYNTAKRNGQVFSFDIVDEEGCEVGITCFDEIAELHYHRVEKGAWYVVSKGFVKETNTVCNKLNNHLEIFLTETFILKRCAPDVVETDKKSQYTPINEVVDSSNNTLVDVISVVVNVGEIYVIHRKDGSTVKKRIVKINDMSTFTIDVNLWGPPLEQLGNDLKNMHASGTFFTLVVQNARVNYFNGKFINISASTTFNINPCILEAKPLRLRGPILPCINPHSSVGYHNNSQYNRMTIASILQCLSVMIETIETTITAVL, translated from the coding sequence ATGAATTGTGATTTGGTTGGAAAAATTGAGTACCTCTTTAAAGAACAAGAAGAGCAAATGTTGGGACGAGAAACACCACCCTCCACTAAACGTGCTCTTAAATTTGGTGCAGAATTGCCTTCTCCACAAAACAATCCCTCTGAAAATATAAGCCCTATTAAAAGCTTGAACCCTTACCAAAACAAATGGACAATAAAAGGTCGAGTAACAAATCAGAGGAAAATGCACCAATATAATACGGCAAAACGCAATGGCCAAGTCTTTAGTTTCGATATTGTAGACGAAGAGGGTTGTGAAGTTGGAATCACTTGCTTTGATGAAATAGCAGAATTGCACTATCATCGAGTTGAAAAAGGAGCTTGGTATGTTGTTTCCAAAGGTTTTGTAAAAGAAACAAACACTGTATGCAATAAGTTGAACAACCATCTTGAGATTTTCTTGACAGAAACTTTTATTTTGAAGCGTTGTGCCCCTGATGTTGTTGAAACAGACAAAAAATCACAATACACCCCTATTAATGAAGTTGTCGACAGTAGCAACAATACTTTGGTTGATGTTATCAGTGTTGTTGTCAATGTTGGAGAGATTTATGTAATTCATAGAAAGGATGGGTCTACTGTAAAGAAGAGAATAGTAAAAATAAATGATATGTCAACTTTCACAATTGATGTTAACCTTTGGGGACCACCATTGGAACAGTTAGGCAATGActtgaagaatatgcatgcatctgGAACATTTTTCACCCTTGTTGTTCAAAATGCAAGGGTTAATTATttcaatggaaaatttattaatatcTCAGCTTCAACAACTTTCAATATTAACCCTTGCATTCTTGAAGCAAAACCCTTGCGTTTGAGAGGCCCAATATTGCCATGCATTAACCCGCACTCTTCAGTTGGCTATCACAATAATAGCCAATACAATAGAATGACAATTGCATCCATCCTTCAATGTCTTAGTGTTATGATAGAAACCATTGAGACTACTATTACAGCTGTGTTGTGA
- the LOC131052258 gene encoding amino acid permease 3 isoform X3, producing MTELEVPLIWNNEVNSRHLSNEITNPRTGTLWTATAHIITAVIGAGVLSLAWSVAQLGWIAGDRQAWLCALVQYVSLYGAGIAYTITASISMRAIRQSNCYHKNGHDYPCHFSETTFMIIFGMTELIISQIPNFHKVWGLSIVASIMSISYATIGLGLGIAKVAENGELYGSIAGISSSTAISTSQKAWLVLQAIGDIAFAYPYSIIVIEIEDTLKSEPPENKTMKKASMISVTTTTFFYLLCGCFGYAAFGENAPGNLMTGFGFYEPYWLIDFANACIVVHMVGSYQVYCQPLFAFIEDWFLNTWPNNRLFSNEYAVPIPLLGLYYVNLFRLFWRSAFVVSTTGIAILIPAFNDVLGLLGAINFWPLAVHFPVAMYMVKNKVQQWTITWFLLQAFSFICLLVSVATALGSIVGLIEGSLLPIGLPMHFTDIQSFNNVWYHFLEELIPK from the exons ATGACAGAGTTAGAGGTGCCCCTGATTTGGAATAACGAAGTTAACAGCCGTCATCTTTCAAATGAAATAACAAACCCTCGTACAG GCACATTATGGACTGCAACTGCACATATAATCACAGCAGTGATAGGAGCAGGAGTTTTATCCCTGGCCTGGAGTGTTGCACAATTGGGATGGATTGCAG GTGACAGGCAAGCATGGCTGTGTGCACTGGTACAATATGTGTCCCTGTATGGAGCAGGGATTGCTTATACAATCACTGCCTCAATTAGCATGAG AGCAATCAGGCAATCGAATTGCTATCACAAGAATGGACATGACTATCCATGCCACTTTTCAGAAACCACCTTCATGATCATTTTTGGAATGACAGAACTTATCATATCTCAAATACCAAACTTTCATAAAGTTTGGGGTCTTTCAATAGTTGCATCAATAATGTCCATCTCCTACGCAACAATAGGACTGGGTCTTGGCATTGCAAAAGTAGCTG AAAATGGAGAGCTTTATGGAAGTATAGCTGGAATCAGCTCGAGCACAGCAATATCCACATCGCAGAAAGCTTGGCTGGTCCTCCAAGCTATTGGCGACATAGCATTTGCTTATCCTTACTCTATTATTGTCATAGAAATTGAG GATACATTGAAATCAGAACCTCCAGAAAACAAAACTATGAAGAAAGCTTCCATGATTTCTGTAACAACGACAACTTTCTTCTATTTGCTTTGTGGTTGCTTTGGGTATGCAGCATTTGGAGAGAATGCACCTGGAAATCTCATGACAGGTTTTGGTTTTTATGAGCCTTACTGGCTGATTGACTTTGCCAATGCATGCATTGTAGTTCATATGGTGGGATCCTACCAG GTATACTGTCAACCCTTGTTTGCTTTCATTGAAGATTGGTTTTTGAACACGTGGCCAAATAATAGACTTTTCAGTAATGAATATGCTGTGCCCATTCCTCTGCTTGGGTTGTATTATGTTAACCTATTCAGGCTATTTTGGAGAAGTGCATTTGTGGTCTCAACTACCGGTATTGCCATTTTGATTCCAGCTTTCAATGATGTTCTTGGACTTCTGGGAGCTATTAACTTTTGGCCATTGGCAGTGCACTTTCCAGTGGCAATGTATATGGTGAAGAATAAAGTCCAACAATGGACAATTACCTGGTTTCTTTTGCAAGCCTTCAGTTTCATTTGCCTCCTCGTCTCAGTGGCAACTGCTCTGGGATCAATTGTAGGCCTTATTGAAG GATCTCTTCTACCTATCGGTCTTCCAATGCATTTTACAGATATACAATCCTTCAATAATGTATGGTATCATTTCCTTGAAGAACTTATTCCTAAATAA
- the LOC131052258 gene encoding amino acid permease 3 isoform X6, with the protein MTELEVPLIWNNEVNSRHLSNEITNPRTGTLWTATAHIITAVIGAGVLSLAWSVAQLGWIAGPAIMLVFALITYYSSSLLADCYKFPDPVFGPNKNYTYRDAVKVNLGDRQAWLCALVQYVSLYGAGIAYTITASISMRAIRQSNCYHKNGHDYPCHFSETTFMIIFGMTELIISQIPNFHKVWGLSIVASIMSISYATIGLGLGIAKVAENGELYGSIAGISSSTAISTSQKAWLVLQAIGDIAFAYPYSIIVIEIEDTLKSEPPENKTMKKASMISVTTTTFFYLLCGCFGYAAFGENAPGNLMTGILSTLVCFH; encoded by the exons ATGACAGAGTTAGAGGTGCCCCTGATTTGGAATAACGAAGTTAACAGCCGTCATCTTTCAAATGAAATAACAAACCCTCGTACAG GCACATTATGGACTGCAACTGCACATATAATCACAGCAGTGATAGGAGCAGGAGTTTTATCCCTGGCCTGGAGTGTTGCACAATTGGGATGGATTGCAGGTCCTGCCATCATGCTCGTTTTTGCTCTCATAACATACTATTCCTCTTCTTTGCTAGCAGATTGTTACAAGTTTCCTGACCCTGTCTTTGGACCCAACAAGAACTACACATACAGGGATGCTGTGAAAGTGAATCTGG GTGACAGGCAAGCATGGCTGTGTGCACTGGTACAATATGTGTCCCTGTATGGAGCAGGGATTGCTTATACAATCACTGCCTCAATTAGCATGAG AGCAATCAGGCAATCGAATTGCTATCACAAGAATGGACATGACTATCCATGCCACTTTTCAGAAACCACCTTCATGATCATTTTTGGAATGACAGAACTTATCATATCTCAAATACCAAACTTTCATAAAGTTTGGGGTCTTTCAATAGTTGCATCAATAATGTCCATCTCCTACGCAACAATAGGACTGGGTCTTGGCATTGCAAAAGTAGCTG AAAATGGAGAGCTTTATGGAAGTATAGCTGGAATCAGCTCGAGCACAGCAATATCCACATCGCAGAAAGCTTGGCTGGTCCTCCAAGCTATTGGCGACATAGCATTTGCTTATCCTTACTCTATTATTGTCATAGAAATTGAG GATACATTGAAATCAGAACCTCCAGAAAACAAAACTATGAAGAAAGCTTCCATGATTTCTGTAACAACGACAACTTTCTTCTATTTGCTTTGTGGTTGCTTTGGGTATGCAGCATTTGGAGAGAATGCACCTGGAAATCTCATGACAG GTATACTGTCAACCCTTGTTTGCTTTCATTGA
- the LOC131052258 gene encoding amino acid permease 3 isoform X4 — protein MTELEVPLIWNNEVNSRHLSNEITNPRTGTLWTATAHIITAVIGAGVLSLAWSVAQLGWIAGPAIMLVFALITYYSSSLLADCYKFPDPVFGPNKNYTYRDAVKVNLGDRQAWLCALVQYVSLYGAGIAYTITASISMRAIRQSNCYHKNGHDYPCHFSETTFMIIFGMTELIISQIPNFHKVWGLSIVASIMSISYATIGLGLGIAKVAENGELYGSIAGISSSTAISTSQKAWLVLQAIGDIAFAYPYSIIVIEIEDTLKSEPPENKTMKKASMISVTTTTFFYLLCGCFGYAAFGENAPGNLMTAFNDVLGLLGAINFWPLAVHFPVAMYMVKNKVQQWTITWFLLQAFSFICLLVSVATALGSIVGLIEGSLLPIGLPMHFTDIQSFNNVWYHFLEELIPK, from the exons ATGACAGAGTTAGAGGTGCCCCTGATTTGGAATAACGAAGTTAACAGCCGTCATCTTTCAAATGAAATAACAAACCCTCGTACAG GCACATTATGGACTGCAACTGCACATATAATCACAGCAGTGATAGGAGCAGGAGTTTTATCCCTGGCCTGGAGTGTTGCACAATTGGGATGGATTGCAGGTCCTGCCATCATGCTCGTTTTTGCTCTCATAACATACTATTCCTCTTCTTTGCTAGCAGATTGTTACAAGTTTCCTGACCCTGTCTTTGGACCCAACAAGAACTACACATACAGGGATGCTGTGAAAGTGAATCTGG GTGACAGGCAAGCATGGCTGTGTGCACTGGTACAATATGTGTCCCTGTATGGAGCAGGGATTGCTTATACAATCACTGCCTCAATTAGCATGAG AGCAATCAGGCAATCGAATTGCTATCACAAGAATGGACATGACTATCCATGCCACTTTTCAGAAACCACCTTCATGATCATTTTTGGAATGACAGAACTTATCATATCTCAAATACCAAACTTTCATAAAGTTTGGGGTCTTTCAATAGTTGCATCAATAATGTCCATCTCCTACGCAACAATAGGACTGGGTCTTGGCATTGCAAAAGTAGCTG AAAATGGAGAGCTTTATGGAAGTATAGCTGGAATCAGCTCGAGCACAGCAATATCCACATCGCAGAAAGCTTGGCTGGTCCTCCAAGCTATTGGCGACATAGCATTTGCTTATCCTTACTCTATTATTGTCATAGAAATTGAG GATACATTGAAATCAGAACCTCCAGAAAACAAAACTATGAAGAAAGCTTCCATGATTTCTGTAACAACGACAACTTTCTTCTATTTGCTTTGTGGTTGCTTTGGGTATGCAGCATTTGGAGAGAATGCACCTGGAAATCTCATGACAG CTTTCAATGATGTTCTTGGACTTCTGGGAGCTATTAACTTTTGGCCATTGGCAGTGCACTTTCCAGTGGCAATGTATATGGTGAAGAATAAAGTCCAACAATGGACAATTACCTGGTTTCTTTTGCAAGCCTTCAGTTTCATTTGCCTCCTCGTCTCAGTGGCAACTGCTCTGGGATCAATTGTAGGCCTTATTGAAG GATCTCTTCTACCTATCGGTCTTCCAATGCATTTTACAGATATACAATCCTTCAATAATGTATGGTATCATTTCCTTGAAGAACTTATTCCTAAATAA
- the LOC131052258 gene encoding amino acid permease 3 isoform X2 yields the protein MTELEVPLIWNNEVNSRHLSNEITNPRTGTLWTATAHIITAVIGAGVLSLAWSVAQLGWIAGPAIMLVFALITYYSSSLLADCYKFPDPVFGPNKNYTYRDAVKVNLGDRQAWLCALVQYVSLYGAGIAYTITASISMRAIRQSNCYHKNGHDYPCHFSETTFMIIFGMTELIISQIPNFHKVWGLSIVASIMSISYATIGLGLGIAKVAENGELYGSIAGISSSTAISTSQKAWLVLQAIGDIAFAYPYSIIVIEIEDTLKSEPPENKTMKKASMISVTTTTFFYLLCGCFGYAAFGENAPGNLMTGFGFYEPYWLIDFANACIVVHMVGSYQVYCQPLFAFIEDWFLNTWPNNRLFSNEYAVPIPLLGLYYVNLFRLFWRSAFVVSTTGIAILIPAFNDVLGLLGAINFWPLAVHFPVAMYMVKNKVQQWTITWFLLQAFSFICLLVSVATALGSIVGLIEGV from the exons ATGACAGAGTTAGAGGTGCCCCTGATTTGGAATAACGAAGTTAACAGCCGTCATCTTTCAAATGAAATAACAAACCCTCGTACAG GCACATTATGGACTGCAACTGCACATATAATCACAGCAGTGATAGGAGCAGGAGTTTTATCCCTGGCCTGGAGTGTTGCACAATTGGGATGGATTGCAGGTCCTGCCATCATGCTCGTTTTTGCTCTCATAACATACTATTCCTCTTCTTTGCTAGCAGATTGTTACAAGTTTCCTGACCCTGTCTTTGGACCCAACAAGAACTACACATACAGGGATGCTGTGAAAGTGAATCTGG GTGACAGGCAAGCATGGCTGTGTGCACTGGTACAATATGTGTCCCTGTATGGAGCAGGGATTGCTTATACAATCACTGCCTCAATTAGCATGAG AGCAATCAGGCAATCGAATTGCTATCACAAGAATGGACATGACTATCCATGCCACTTTTCAGAAACCACCTTCATGATCATTTTTGGAATGACAGAACTTATCATATCTCAAATACCAAACTTTCATAAAGTTTGGGGTCTTTCAATAGTTGCATCAATAATGTCCATCTCCTACGCAACAATAGGACTGGGTCTTGGCATTGCAAAAGTAGCTG AAAATGGAGAGCTTTATGGAAGTATAGCTGGAATCAGCTCGAGCACAGCAATATCCACATCGCAGAAAGCTTGGCTGGTCCTCCAAGCTATTGGCGACATAGCATTTGCTTATCCTTACTCTATTATTGTCATAGAAATTGAG GATACATTGAAATCAGAACCTCCAGAAAACAAAACTATGAAGAAAGCTTCCATGATTTCTGTAACAACGACAACTTTCTTCTATTTGCTTTGTGGTTGCTTTGGGTATGCAGCATTTGGAGAGAATGCACCTGGAAATCTCATGACAGGTTTTGGTTTTTATGAGCCTTACTGGCTGATTGACTTTGCCAATGCATGCATTGTAGTTCATATGGTGGGATCCTACCAG GTATACTGTCAACCCTTGTTTGCTTTCATTGAAGATTGGTTTTTGAACACGTGGCCAAATAATAGACTTTTCAGTAATGAATATGCTGTGCCCATTCCTCTGCTTGGGTTGTATTATGTTAACCTATTCAGGCTATTTTGGAGAAGTGCATTTGTGGTCTCAACTACCGGTATTGCCATTTTGATTCCAGCTTTCAATGATGTTCTTGGACTTCTGGGAGCTATTAACTTTTGGCCATTGGCAGTGCACTTTCCAGTGGCAATGTATATGGTGAAGAATAAAGTCCAACAATGGACAATTACCTGGTTTCTTTTGCAAGCCTTCAGTTTCATTTGCCTCCTCGTCTCAGTGGCAACTGCTCTGGGATCAATTGTAGGCCTTATTGAAG GTGTTTGA